The genome window TCTGCTTCTTTACTGGAAGTAATCGAACATCTGACCGAAATCAATTCCGGCAATGCTGCGATTCTGATAGAGCCGGTACAGTTTTTCCGAGCCGTCGCGCAAATGGCGCGAGGTAATGCCATGCGCCATCGAAAGTCGCGCCTCAATATAGGCGGCGAGATGGTCGCAGCCTTTCAATAGTTGGCCGTCGATCGGCGAAAATTCATCGCGATTATAGAGCTGATCCACCTCTTCCCCTTTTACCTTTTCGACAACGCCGTCGCGCTGAATCTTGTTGGCGAATTCGTCTTCGATGAAGTAAAGCAGCTGCGCATGCCATGCGACCGGCAGGAGCGGCAGCACCTTTTCCTGAATTTGCCGGTTTTCTATCTCCTTGATCAATTCTTCCAACCCGGCAACCGAACGCTTGACCGGCGATACGATGTCGCGCGTCAGCACTTCCGGCAAGTCATGAAACAGTCCCGCAAAGAAGTTGTTGCACAGCCGTTGATCGCAGGCGCCGATTTCCACCGACAGCAGATAGGCAAGCATCGCAACAACCAGCATATGCCCCATCACCGAAGTTTCCGGCACGCGCGGCGATTGCGCCCAGCGCTGCTGAAAACGAAGTTGTCCGACCAAGTTGATGAAATGGTTTGTTTTTTTCCCCAGACCTGCTTTGCGTACGCCGAGCAAGTCATAATATTCTTCAATCTCATTTTCAATGCGCGCCTTCGTTTCTTCCAGGCCGAAGATGTTCGCGTTCAAATTATGGATGATCTGAAATTCCCAATCGGTCGCCAAATAGTGCGCCGCCTTCAATAGTTTCTTTTCCTGGCGGCAATACTGCGGATCATCAAAATACGTTTTGAATTTACTGCTGAATTCTTCACCCAGGCATTCGAGCTGCGGCTGCAGTTGTTCCATGATCCATTCGTTCAAACGCGCGCCGTGCCTTGCCATCAGTTCGTGCGCCACCGACGGTTTGATGTCGGTCAGGACGATGCGATGAAAAAACTCGAAGATGCCGCCTTCGATCAAGCCGCGCCAATCGACCGGCATTTGCCGTTCCTCTTCTTCGAACTTGGCCAGCATATAGGCAATGATCATCTTGTGTCCCTGTTTGTCCATTTCGGTAAAGCCTTTGGGCCGAATATGATCGTTCCAGCGCTGCATATGCGCGCTTTCATAGATCAGCTCTAGTAATGGTTTTCTCAGCATGCCGCCTGTTCTCCCCTCTATCGCATCGCAGTTCTTCTTATCTTTCTTGTTCGCTGTTCTCCCGTCTATCCCTGCCATATTTTACAAAACTATCTCCAATCCTTTTCTTTTCGCCTTAGCGTAAGCCAATAAGCGCAGCGCGACCATGCGCACTTCGTTGCTGCGTACGCGCTGCGCGCCTTCGTCGAGCAGCGCAAGAAGCGGCTCCAGCCACGTTTGCGGCAGACCGCACTGCGGATCGGCGACAAATTGCCTGACCTTGGTCTCCTGGCAGATGCTGCGCCAGATCGCTTCTTCCTCGACCCAGCCATTACTCGACCTTAATACCAGGAGCGGTTTACCGGCGATCAGCGCCTCGCTGACCGTCGACCAGCCGCATTTTGTCACGACAGCGTCGCAGGCAGCCAGATAATGTTGCGTATCGAGCGCTTCTTGCGGCACGGGAAATACATTCGCCAGATCCGGCACACGGATGCCGCGCGTATACAAAAAATCGACGTCAGCCGGAAGCGGCATACCTTCGAGTTCGAGCGCACCGCCAATGCTCAGGAAAAGCAAAGGACGACCTGGCCGTTTATATTTTTTACGCAATTCTCGAATCCGTTCTTCACACAGCGGTCGGCAGATCAAACCAACTTCGCGCCTTACTCCAATCGGACTGGCTGCGCCGGTAGAAAGCGCATATTCAAGTTGCAGCGTGGCCTTCTCATATTGCTCGCGCAGCGGCAGCAACTCTTTCTCCGAACAAAAGCCGCGACATATCTCATACCAGGTGAAATTTGAAAGCGCAATTCCTGCTCTGCCGATTTTCGCAGCTACGCTGAACGCTTCAGGGACGATGTCGGAAACAACCAGATCATACTTCTGATCGACGTCTGCGATTTCTCTTGCCGCCGAATCCGTCAGAGCGGCGACCCAGTTCAACGTTTCCCGGCGCGTCGCCTCTATGTTCACCGCCCAGGCTGCCTGATCAAAGACGATGGAAAAACTCGAAGTGAATAAGCGCCACTCGATGCGTGAAGCATAAGCCTGCAGATAGCTCTCAGCAAAACGCTGATGCTGCGCCTGCCCCTTCAGCACGACCTGCAGCGTCTGATCCTCTTTCAGCATCGCTTCCAATACGGCGAGCGAACGGGTCAGGTGACCAAAGCCAAATGGCGATATATAATAGAGTAGTTTCATTCTTCTGCTCTTTCCTTTCTCCGGGCATGCAAAACTGCTCCGCTTCGTTGTTTAGTTTAGATTCGTCATTTTAGGCGCTCTTCCTGCCCGAGTCAAGCTTACGGATTGCCCGGATTGCCATTCGATGATAGAGTATAGATAGATACGTCACCCGGTATTGCCCGGGAAATATACGGACCGGCTCAGGCGCACCTGCAGTCCGAGTCTGACAGCGGAGGTCAGCACTATGGTACATTCTCTTGAAATTTCCGAATCGCACGCTTCAACCTGCCTGAACAAAGCAAGACAGGCCTTTCGTCTGCATCAGCGCGAAACCGCCTGCCATTGGTATACGGAAGCAGACCTGCACCGTCGGCCCGATGCCACATTGCAGGATTTGGCCGATTTTCTCGTTGTAGCCACCGAGTACCGGCCCGATTTGGCCCGTAAAATAGCGCGCCTGCTTCTGACGCAAGACCAACCCCTGCCCGCCGTTTATGTCCAGGATATTTTTTGCTGCGCTTTGTTCCTGCCCGACCCAGAGCTCGAGGAGCTGGCCATCGAACACGTCTTGGCCGGCCCTTTAACGCCGCACCTTTGTCTGCGCGTTGCCGATATGTACTTCGACTATTCCTCCAACCGGCGCGAACAGGCCAAAGCGCTCCTTTGGGTCAACCGGGCCGCGACGGCCGAACCGCTCGACTTCAACGACTGGGCAGCTAAGACGCATGCTCTCTACGTATTGGTCGAAGACAATGAGCGTGCCGCGCAGGTCATTCTTTCCTGTGCAGAAAAGACCATCGCTTTGGCCAGTCAGGCTCCCGCCATCGACCCGACCGCGCTCGACGATTTGCTGGAAGCCTTCGACTACATCACCGCCGGACCGGCACTCGCCAAAAAATTATACGAACAAGTCCTGCTCAACGAGAAACTTCCTTTGCCGGACAAGCATCGCATCCGCCAGGATCAAAAAGAAATCATTCAGGAGTTCGATTTATGACGCACCTTTCATACTGTCGACAAAACGAAATCAAGTGGGATGTTTTTTACACGAAGAGTTGAAGAAGCGAAGCGGGCCGATAGTATCGGCCCGCTTCGCTTCTTCGTGTTATCGTTTCCTTTAATCCTTCTATTCACTCCTGTTATCGTATGCTGTTTTTTCAATTGTCAGCACGCTGAAAAAAAAGACGTTTGCATATTTTGCAAACGTCGCTTATTTTTAATTGCACTCTTCCAGTTTCATTTCGATTTCGCCGCGTAAATTGCGGCAGATGACCAAGCGTTGGTCTTTGGCGATCGTTTCCGGTTTAATGTCAAAATGAATGCGATTTGTGGCCGTATCCCAAATCATGGGGCGTCCTGCCATCATCGTCTCTATATTGTTCATCGTCTCGCCCCCTGTTATAAAGAATGTATTGTCATTTTCCCATATTTTAGCGGCGCATTCAATTGCCCTAAGTCCTGTTGCTCTAGTCCGCCAGTCCTATTTCTTACAAAGAAAAAGTTTGAAAACCTTTTGGGGCGTCGTGGCCTTGTCGCCTCTGGCTCTCTTTCCTTCAAGACAGTCGCCTTCGGATATGATATAGTAAAAATAACCCCTTCTGCCGTAAGTGAATGGCGAAGGACATTACAACTAAGAGGTGATACCATGAAAGCAGCCTTGTTGGTTATCGATCTGCAAAAAGCTTTTTTCCTGCACAGTCCCGAAACCGCGCACTCCTTGAATCAGGCGATCGTGGTGACCAATGCCGCAATTGAGTTGTTCCGGCAAAAGAATCTCCCTGTCATCTGCATTCAGCATATCAATCCGGCCAGCGGCGTGACGCCGGACAGCGAAGGCTTCGCTTTGCCGGAACATTTAAATGTGCAGCCCGAAGATCTTCACATCCACAAAACCTACGGCAACGCCTTCAATAAGACTACGCTGCTTGAAGAACTGCGCCGGCAAAATATCGACACCCTGATCCTGACCGGCTACTGCGCGGAATATTGCGTCCTTTCGACGTACCGCGGCGCGCTTGATCTGGACTTGGCGCCGATCTTACTGCGCGGCGCGATCGCCAGCCGTGCACCGCAAAACATTCCGTTCGTGGAAAACGTCAACGACATCATTTCGCTCGGCGCATTGAAGCACCTGCTGCGCTAAACGGAATAAAATGAAGAGCTGTCTCAATAACGGCGTTTTAATCGCCTGCTTGAGACAGCTTTTTTATTGATCTAAGGCCAGATAAAGTTTTCCGTGCAAATACGTCACAGCTTCGCCCTCAAGCGCCACTTGTCCGTTTAGCATTTCGCAAGATAGCTCGCCGCCCCGTTCGGAGAGCTGGCGGGCACGCAGTTTCCTCAACCCCAATCGCTTCGCCCAGTACGGTGCCAGGCTGCAATGCGCAGAGCCGGTCACCGGATCTTCCGGCACGCTACAATTCGTCGCGAAGTAACGCGACACGAAATCCACGTCGTTTCCCTCTCCCGCTGCGGTCACGATGATGCCCGGCGCATCAATCCGGTTGAGGCGCTGAAAGTCGGGCTGCAGAGCGCGCACGGCCGCTTCGTTTTCCAAAACCAAGAGGTATTCTTTCGCCTTATACACCGCAAACGGCAGCGCAATACCCAGCGCCTCCGCGAGCCCCGCCGGCAGCGCGCATACGTCCGGCTCGCGCAAAGGAAGAAGCATGCGCAATCGCTCGCCGGATCTTGTCACGCTCAGCACGCCGCTTAACGTCTTGAAACGAAGCGTCGTTTCCTGCACCTTTTTGTGGCGAAACAGGACATGGGCAGCTGCCAGCGTCGCATGGCCGCATAGGTCGATTTCCTCTTCCGGCGTGAACCAGCGCAGGCGGTAACCGTCTCGCTCCGTTAGCACAAACGCAGTTTCGGCCAGATTGTTTTCGCTTGCGATTTTCTGCATGATTCGCTCCGGCAATGCTTCTTCCAACAGACATATCGCCGCCGGATTCCCCTGAAAGAGGCGGCTGGCAAAGGCATCCACCTGAAAGATCTCCACTTCCATTCTTCTCGCTCCCTTTACTCCTCGCCTTCGCCGGAAAACTTCAGATACTCGATTTTGAAATTGGCGTTGGCCAGCATTTCCGGCCAGCTTTTCACCATCTTATAAACATTATATTTCTTGTCCGGTGACAGGCTCTCCCAGCGGACCAGGTCGGGATCGGTCTTCTTCTCCCAATCCATCGCCTCTCCCTTTTTCCAACCGTTGGCCTTCTTATAGCGCAGCCAGTAAGAGTGTTCATACGCGGCGAGAATATCCATCTCGCTTTCGGTGAACTCGATGGCAGGCGGCTTCTCTTTCACCGAGACGACATCATAATTAATGCGCAATAGCGCGTCGGGAATATGTTTGGCCTGCTCGCGCGCGAACAGCTTCGGTTCTTCATCCAGTTCATCCCACACTTTGGTCAGCGCGCTTGAAACGTAAGGATTGCGTTCGTTCAGGCTGCGATACAGTTCATGGATCGCCATCGAGAGGCTCTCTATTTTCTCACTGTAGAACGTGTCATGCATCAGATGGCGCAAGAACGCCTCTTCATCGACATGAAGCTTCAACTGTTCTTTCGAAGGCAGGAACGATTGTTCCCATTTCTTCGCACCCACTAAGAGGCTCATATCGAGAATCGCTTCCATCGACCGCGATTCATGCTTGTAACGCGGAATCTTGAGCAGCGCACGCAGGACGCCGGTGTCGATCTGCGCCTCACCGTTGAAGATCAGATGCGGTACTTTTTTCTCAAGCAGAGAACGCAGCAGCATCGCGCGGCGGATGATGAACAGCTGGTCATAGCGCGGCTCGGTCTGGTTCGGTCCGAGGATATTGACGTAACCGCGCAGACGACTGAGAAAATCCGGCCCCTTGGCGCTTTTGAACTCAGCGGCAAAACTCTTCTTTTCTTCCGCTTCGCTGATTTCCTCGCCGCAAAAATTCTTGATCGTATTACTGGTTCCGCCGGCAAAGACAAAGATAGCCTTGCCGATCGAATGCAGCGAATCGCCTTCGCGAAATACGCCATCTTGCATCGGCGCTAGAAAATATTTCAGCCAGCCGAGCGTTCCTTCGAATGCGGAATCAAACTCATCAAAGAAGACCAGCGGGATTTTTCCCTCTAGCGAAAGATCGCGCACCTTGTGAAACGCATTGATCAGTTCGAGCGGACTGCGAAACTGCGACAGATTAAAATTCAAGCGTTCGATCAGCATCGGCGCAATGCTGCCGGCGACCTGCGTCACACCGAAGGATTTTCCCGACCCCGGCGTGCCGAAGACCGCAATTGAGAGCGGCCGCGTCGTATTGGCGGTGGAAATGTATTCGCACAGCAAATTTTTAATGCTCCGATAGCTTTCGATTTCGGTCCGGTCGACCGTCTGCAATTTGCCGAACTGCGCAATCGGAATATAGCGCAGCGACTGCTGCACGCCTTTCTTGACGATATTGTAGGCGATTTCCGCCAGATTGGTCGAACTCTTTTCTTTCAAGATATACCAGTAATGATCCGTGTTGTCCGCTTGCCGGATCGCGACGTCCTGTACATGCTCCTTGCAGATGAAATCGTCAGCCGCCTCGCTAAAGATTTCACTCTTAGGAAATGACGCCGGTTCCATCCCGTCGCCAAACCCTGCCACGAAATATTTTTGCGCCGCAACGATGCCTTCACGGATGCCTTCGCCGATCGAAAGGGAAAGTTCCTCCACGTTCGACCCCGCCGTGATGCAGCGGGCAATCCCGGCCACAAAGCAGGACGTATACCCCGACATCATGCCCTGGTCATCGGCAAAAGAGCCGCCCTCAAACTCGTAGGGCAGAAAGTAAAGGTGCGATTCCACGCTGCCGGCTTCATTCTTATAGTAAATCGCACCTTCCATGCCGAACAGGACGATCAAATGGCGGCAATTCGCCAAAAAAGTAAGATTGGGGCTGTTGTTGATCTGCCAGACAAAATCCTGCGCCGTACGTTCCCAGGACAAACCCTTGCTGATATTCACGCCCTTCGAACGCAAATCCTCGCTGTTGATGATCACGATCGTATTGTTGATATGCTTGCCTTCGATCCTTCTCCATAAGGCGTTGGCATTGTTCGGATTGCTCATCTTGTACAGGATGAGCGGCTCCCTGTCCGTCGTCTTTATCGCCAGCGGCCAGAACTCTTCCTTCGCGTTGAAGCCGTTATTCTCATCGTCGATGATCACCATATCGGCATCAGCGGTATCGTTTAAAATCGGCAGCAGCTTGATCGCGCCATTTGCCGGTCCGGCAAAGCCGAGCAACTGCTTGAGCCGGTATGTCTGGCCGCGCTTTTCCTGTCCGGCTGCGTTCGAAAAACGTTCGATCTCGCCGACCGCCTGAAGAAATTCTTTGGCCGACGCCGCATCCAATTCCGGTTCCTGCGGCCCGATCACTTTGCCGTTTGTCGCCGCCGCGACCAAACGCGCGAGCAGCAGCGCTTCGCCGGGCAGAAATACGCTGTGTATATTGACATGGGCCTGCCAGTTCAAGCCCTTGCTGTTTCGTTCATTCGTCCGCCAATATAAAGAATTGATGCAAATGTCGCCGGACACGACAATTTTGAATGCATTGCTTACCATGCCACCACTCCCTCTTCCATCGCCTGTAAACCTTTCTCACATGATATCATGCGCAAGAAAAGCAATCCAGTCGAATTGTGTTAAGTTTATCCGCAGGCGCAAAAAAACTGCCTCAAACAGGCCGATTTCGCTTCTGTTTGAGACAGTTCTATTCTATTATTCCGGCACCCGAACAAGAAAGCGCAGTGTCGGACCGATTTTTTCCGGCGCTTCCACCATTTCATAGCCGGCTCTGACCACTTCCTCCGGCACCGTGCCGAAACTTTGCGGACAGTCCGCCAGGATTTCCAGCACCGCTCCTTTAGGCAGCCCCTGCAGTGTTTCCAACGAAAACACGACCGGGTACGGTCAGGCCTCGCCCCGTAAATCTAAAAAAAACTTCTTATCGTTCACGCACAGCCC of Azotosporobacter soli contains these proteins:
- a CDS encoding HD domain-containing protein; the encoded protein is MLRKPLLELIYESAHMQRWNDHIRPKGFTEMDKQGHKMIIAYMLAKFEEEERQMPVDWRGLIEGGIFEFFHRIVLTDIKPSVAHELMARHGARLNEWIMEQLQPQLECLGEEFSSKFKTYFDDPQYCRQEKKLLKAAHYLATDWEFQIIHNLNANIFGLEETKARIENEIEEYYDLLGVRKAGLGKKTNHFINLVGQLRFQQRWAQSPRVPETSVMGHMLVVAMLAYLLSVEIGACDQRLCNNFFAGLFHDLPEVLTRDIVSPVKRSVAGLEELIKEIENRQIQEKVLPLLPVAWHAQLLYFIEDEFANKIQRDGVVEKVKGEEVDQLYNRDEFSPIDGQLLKGCDHLAAYIEARLSMAHGITSRHLRDGSEKLYRLYQNRSIAGIDFGQMFDYFQ
- a CDS encoding isochorismatase family cysteine hydrolase, with the protein product MKAALLVIDLQKAFFLHSPETAHSLNQAIVVTNAAIELFRQKNLPVICIQHINPASGVTPDSEGFALPEHLNVQPEDLHIHKTYGNAFNKTTLLEELRRQNIDTLILTGYCAEYCVLSTYRGALDLDLAPILLRGAIASRAPQNIPFVENVNDIISLGALKHLLR
- a CDS encoding PhzF family phenazine biosynthesis protein, with the protein product MEVEIFQVDAFASRLFQGNPAAICLLEEALPERIMQKIASENNLAETAFVLTERDGYRLRWFTPEEEIDLCGHATLAAAHVLFRHKKVQETTLRFKTLSGVLSVTRSGERLRMLLPLREPDVCALPAGLAEALGIALPFAVYKAKEYLLVLENEAAVRALQPDFQRLNRIDAPGIIVTAAGEGNDVDFVSRYFATNCSVPEDPVTGSAHCSLAPYWAKRLGLRKLRARQLSERGGELSCEMLNGQVALEGEAVTYLHGKLYLALDQ
- a CDS encoding RyR domain-containing protein is translated as MVSNAFKIVVSGDICINSLYWRTNERNSKGLNWQAHVNIHSVFLPGEALLLARLVAAATNGKVIGPQEPELDAASAKEFLQAVGEIERFSNAAGQEKRGQTYRLKQLLGFAGPANGAIKLLPILNDTADADMVIIDDENNGFNAKEEFWPLAIKTTDREPLILYKMSNPNNANALWRRIEGKHINNTIVIINSEDLRSKGVNISKGLSWERTAQDFVWQINNSPNLTFLANCRHLIVLFGMEGAIYYKNEAGSVESHLYFLPYEFEGGSFADDQGMMSGYTSCFVAGIARCITAGSNVEELSLSIGEGIREGIVAAQKYFVAGFGDGMEPASFPKSEIFSEAADDFICKEHVQDVAIRQADNTDHYWYILKEKSSTNLAEIAYNIVKKGVQQSLRYIPIAQFGKLQTVDRTEIESYRSIKNLLCEYISTANTTRPLSIAVFGTPGSGKSFGVTQVAGSIAPMLIERLNFNLSQFRSPLELINAFHKVRDLSLEGKIPLVFFDEFDSAFEGTLGWLKYFLAPMQDGVFREGDSLHSIGKAIFVFAGGTSNTIKNFCGEEISEAEEKKSFAAEFKSAKGPDFLSRLRGYVNILGPNQTEPRYDQLFIIRRAMLLRSLLEKKVPHLIFNGEAQIDTGVLRALLKIPRYKHESRSMEAILDMSLLVGAKKWEQSFLPSKEQLKLHVDEEAFLRHLMHDTFYSEKIESLSMAIHELYRSLNERNPYVSSALTKVWDELDEEPKLFAREQAKHIPDALLRINYDVVSVKEKPPAIEFTESEMDILAAYEHSYWLRYKKANGWKKGEAMDWEKKTDPDLVRWESLSPDKKYNVYKMVKSWPEMLANANFKIEYLKFSGEGEE
- a CDS encoding sulfurtransferase TusA family protein — protein: MFSLETLQGLPKGAVLEILADCPQSFGTVPEEVVRAGYEMVEAPEKIGPTLRFLVRVPE